Proteins from a genomic interval of Kitasatospora herbaricolor:
- a CDS encoding MDR family MFS transporter, producing the protein MSDTTVTEAVPAPPSPPSLSRRQTNVVFLTIVLGMLMAALDQTIVSTALPTIVADLGGGGHMAWVVTAYLLAETVATVLVGKFGDLFGRKIVFQVSAVIFIAGSVVSGAANGMAVLIIGRAVQGVGGGGLMVTAMALIADVIPLRERGKYQGALGAVFGVTTVVGPTLGGLFTDHASWRWCFYVNIPIAAVMIVMAARTIPSVRAAVRPVIDYLGIVLIALGASGLVLGLEWGGNEYAWSSPVIIGLFTGSVLLLVAFVLVELRAPEPMLPMHLFRNSVFTVCSVLSFIVGFAMLGAMTYLPTYLQFVDGVSATGSGVRTLPMVVGLLGMSVLSGVVVSRTGRYRIFPILGTAVMALGLYLMSTMGPDTGVWLESLYMFVLGLGIGLAMQVLTIAVQNTVPYHELGTATSGVTFFRTLGSSFGTAVFGTLFTNQLGPNLEEAFAQSPGVPPAAVQSPQALRELPADVAQPFVQAYADTINYVFQWVVPVALVGFVVAWFLKEVPLRDSARAGASDMGEAFGAPDSGDADRQLERALANLLRKAKGRPEIGRRLLADSGSTVGPDQAWMLGQIYWRTKLQGGATLLAIATAHHMPEEVVRPAAERTLRAGLAESEHGVLALTPRGEREVERLAEAWRHWIDRHLDDWDVTDPADRARLDRAVEAIATRLYEDDQVHRESVPA; encoded by the coding sequence ATGTCCGACACCACCGTGACCGAGGCCGTGCCCGCGCCGCCCTCTCCACCCTCGCTGAGCCGGCGCCAGACGAACGTCGTCTTCCTGACCATCGTGCTCGGCATGCTGATGGCCGCCCTCGACCAGACCATCGTCTCCACCGCGCTGCCCACCATCGTGGCGGACCTCGGCGGCGGCGGTCACATGGCCTGGGTGGTGACGGCCTACCTGCTGGCCGAGACCGTCGCCACGGTGCTGGTCGGCAAGTTCGGCGACCTGTTCGGCCGCAAGATCGTCTTCCAGGTGAGCGCGGTGATCTTCATCGCGGGCTCGGTGGTCTCCGGCGCGGCCAACGGCATGGCGGTGCTGATCATCGGCCGGGCGGTGCAGGGCGTGGGCGGCGGCGGGCTGATGGTCACCGCGATGGCGCTGATCGCGGACGTCATCCCGCTGCGCGAACGCGGGAAGTACCAGGGCGCGCTGGGTGCCGTCTTCGGCGTCACCACGGTGGTCGGCCCGACCCTGGGCGGGCTGTTCACCGACCACGCCTCCTGGCGCTGGTGCTTCTACGTCAACATCCCGATCGCCGCGGTGATGATCGTGATGGCCGCCCGGACGATCCCCTCGGTCCGCGCCGCCGTCCGCCCGGTCATCGACTACCTCGGCATCGTGCTGATCGCGCTCGGCGCCAGCGGCCTGGTGCTCGGCCTGGAGTGGGGCGGCAACGAGTACGCCTGGAGCTCGCCCGTGATCATCGGGCTGTTCACCGGCTCGGTGCTGCTGCTGGTGGCCTTCGTCCTGGTGGAACTGCGGGCCCCGGAGCCGATGCTGCCGATGCACCTCTTCCGCAACTCGGTCTTCACGGTCTGCTCGGTGCTCAGCTTCATCGTCGGGTTCGCGATGCTCGGCGCGATGACCTACCTGCCGACGTACCTGCAGTTCGTCGACGGCGTCTCGGCCACCGGCTCGGGGGTGCGCACCCTGCCGATGGTGGTGGGCCTGCTCGGCATGTCGGTGCTCTCGGGCGTGGTGGTGAGCCGCACCGGCCGCTACCGGATCTTCCCGATCCTCGGCACCGCCGTGATGGCGCTGGGCCTGTACCTGATGTCGACGATGGGTCCGGACACCGGCGTCTGGCTGGAGTCCCTGTACATGTTCGTCCTGGGGCTCGGCATCGGTCTGGCCATGCAGGTGCTGACCATCGCCGTCCAGAACACCGTCCCGTACCACGAGCTGGGCACCGCGACCTCCGGCGTCACCTTCTTCCGGACGCTCGGCAGCTCCTTCGGCACGGCGGTGTTCGGCACCCTCTTCACCAACCAGCTGGGCCCCAACCTGGAGGAGGCCTTCGCGCAGTCCCCCGGCGTGCCGCCGGCCGCGGTGCAGAGCCCGCAGGCGCTGCGGGAGCTGCCCGCCGACGTGGCCCAGCCGTTCGTCCAGGCCTACGCCGACACCATCAACTACGTCTTCCAGTGGGTGGTGCCGGTCGCCCTGGTGGGCTTCGTGGTGGCCTGGTTCCTGAAGGAGGTGCCGCTGCGGGACAGCGCCCGGGCCGGCGCCTCCGACATGGGCGAGGCCTTCGGCGCACCGGACAGCGGGGACGCCGACCGGCAGCTGGAGCGGGCGCTCGCCAACCTGCTGCGCAAGGCCAAGGGACGGCCGGAGATCGGGCGCCGGCTGCTGGCCGACTCGGGCAGCACGGTCGGCCCGGACCAGGCCTGGATGCTCGGTCAGATCTACTGGCGCACCAAGCTCCAGGGCGGAGCCACCCTGCTGGCCATCGCGACCGCGCACCACATGCCGGAGGAGGTCGTCCGGCCCGCGGCCGAGCGGACCCTGCGCGCGGGCCTCGCCGAGAGCGAGCACGGGGTGCTGGCGCTCACCCCCCGGGGCGAGCGCGAGGTCGAGCGCCTCGCCGAGGCCTGGCGACACTGGATCGACCGGCACCTGGACGACTGGGACGTCACCGACCCCGCCGACCGGGCCCGGCTCGACCGCGCGGTCGAGGCCATCGCGACCAGACTGTACGAGGACGACCAGGTGCACCGGGAGAGCGTGCCGGCCTGA
- a CDS encoding MFS transporter, giving the protein METDAAGALRIGTPQGRWVVLATVLGSSMAMLDGTVVNVALPRIGEDLGASLAALQWTLNAYLLTLAGLILLGGALGDRYGRRRVFLIGVCWFAVASAVCAAAPNVGVLIAARALQGIGGALLTPGSLAMLQATFRPDDRSAAVGLWSGLGGVAAAVGPFLGGWLVDGPGWRWIFLLNVPLAAVVLAVSLRHVPESRDESATGSFDIAGAVLAALALGGVTYALTAAGEGLSPAVWLSGAAGLLLGAVFIAVERRTASPMLPLELFSSRLFTAVNLVTLCVYAAFSGVFFLLVVQLQTVSGFTPLTSGLALLPITVLMLALSARAGRLGKRIGPRLPLFLGPLICATGVLLMLRIGPDASYWTEVLPATTVMGCGMVLLVAPLTATVLAAVEVRRAGIASGVNNAAARAAGLLAVAALPALSGLSGDAYQVPDSVDAAFRTSMLICAGLLVTGGLLALATVRGNVLAPEDHPVAEPDAAWSCGACGPPIDPGHERPGTPRGPAAGNATGP; this is encoded by the coding sequence GTGGAAACCGACGCCGCCGGCGCACTCAGGATCGGCACCCCGCAGGGGCGCTGGGTGGTGCTGGCCACGGTGCTCGGCTCCAGCATGGCCATGCTGGACGGCACCGTCGTCAACGTCGCCCTGCCGCGGATCGGCGAGGACCTCGGCGCCTCCTTGGCCGCCCTGCAATGGACTCTGAACGCCTATCTGCTCACCCTGGCCGGGCTGATCCTGCTCGGCGGGGCGCTCGGCGACCGGTACGGCCGGCGCCGGGTCTTCCTGATCGGCGTCTGCTGGTTCGCCGTCGCCTCCGCCGTCTGCGCGGCCGCCCCGAACGTCGGGGTGCTGATCGCGGCCCGCGCCCTGCAGGGCATCGGCGGCGCGCTGCTCACCCCCGGATCCCTGGCGATGCTGCAGGCGACCTTCCGGCCCGACGACCGCTCGGCGGCGGTCGGCCTCTGGTCCGGCCTCGGCGGGGTCGCCGCGGCGGTCGGCCCCTTCCTGGGCGGCTGGCTGGTGGACGGCCCGGGCTGGCGCTGGATCTTCCTGCTGAACGTGCCGTTGGCCGCCGTGGTGCTCGCCGTCTCGCTGCGGCACGTACCGGAGAGCCGGGACGAGAGCGCCACCGGCAGCTTCGACATCGCGGGGGCGGTGCTGGCCGCGCTCGCCCTCGGCGGGGTGACCTACGCGCTGACGGCCGCCGGCGAAGGGCTCTCCCCCGCGGTCTGGCTCTCCGGCGCCGCCGGGCTGCTGCTCGGCGCGGTGTTCATCGCCGTCGAACGGCGCACCGCGTCCCCGATGCTGCCGCTGGAGCTGTTCTCCTCACGCCTGTTCACCGCGGTGAACCTGGTCACCCTCTGCGTGTACGCGGCCTTCAGCGGCGTGTTCTTCCTGCTGGTGGTGCAGCTCCAGACGGTCTCCGGCTTCACCCCGCTGACCTCCGGGCTCGCCCTGCTGCCGATCACAGTGCTGATGCTGGCGCTGTCCGCCCGGGCCGGTCGGCTCGGCAAGCGGATCGGCCCCCGGCTGCCGCTGTTCCTCGGGCCGCTGATCTGCGCGACGGGCGTGCTGCTGATGCTGCGGATCGGCCCGGACGCCTCCTACTGGACGGAGGTGCTGCCGGCCACCACCGTGATGGGCTGCGGGATGGTCCTGCTGGTGGCGCCGCTCACCGCGACGGTGCTGGCCGCGGTGGAGGTGCGCCGGGCCGGGATCGCCAGCGGCGTCAACAACGCGGCGGCCCGGGCGGCCGGCCTGCTCGCGGTCGCGGCGCTGCCCGCGCTGTCCGGGCTGAGCGGCGACGCCTACCAGGTGCCGGACTCGGTGGACGCGGCCTTCCGGACCTCGATGCTGATCTGCGCCGGACTGCTGGTCACCGGCGGCCTGCTCGCGCTGGCCACCGTCCGCGGCAACGTGCTGGCCCCCGAGGACCACCCGGTCGCCGAGCCGGACGCGGCCTGGTCCTGCGGCGCCTGCGGACCGCCGATCGATCCGGGGCACGAGCGCCCCGGAACGCCTCGGGGCCCTGCCGCGGGGAACGCGACAGGGCCCTGA
- a CDS encoding RidA family protein: MSEHPTMSDKVEIRTDGAPAPAWMFSQGVRKGPILQVSGQGPQDPATAEYLFPGDVKAQTRRTLENVKAIVEAGGATVEDVVMFRVYLTKRSDFALMNEVYAEFIDENIKPGGVKPCRTTIFCELPQEPMLVEIDAQAVIG; the protein is encoded by the coding sequence ATGAGCGAGCACCCCACCATGAGCGACAAGGTCGAGATCCGTACCGACGGCGCCCCCGCCCCGGCCTGGATGTTCTCCCAGGGCGTCCGCAAGGGCCCGATCCTCCAGGTGTCCGGCCAGGGCCCGCAGGACCCGGCGACCGCCGAGTACCTCTTCCCCGGCGACGTGAAGGCGCAGACCCGGCGGACGCTGGAGAACGTCAAGGCCATCGTCGAGGCCGGCGGCGCGACCGTCGAGGACGTGGTGATGTTCCGCGTCTACCTCACCAAGCGCTCCGACTTCGCGCTGATGAACGAGGTGTACGCCGAGTTCATCGACGAGAACATCAAGCCGGGCGGCGTGAAGCCCTGCCGCACGACGATCTTCTGCGAGCTGCCGCAGGAGCCGATGCTGGTGGAGATCGACGCCCAGGCCGTGATCGGCTGA
- the purB gene encoding adenylosuccinate lyase: MSAKPQIPNVLASRYASATLAQLWSPEHKVVLERHLWLAVLKAQQDLGVEVPANAVADYERVLDQVDLDSIAARERVTRHDVKARIEEFSDLAGHEQIHKGMTSRDLTENVEQLQIHQSLQHVRDRTVAVLVRLGRLAAQYSELVMAGRSHNVAAQATTLGKRFATVADELLVAFNRLEELIARYPLRGIKGPVGTAQDMLDLLGGGSEGTAKLAELEQRVAGHLGFDHVLTSVGQVYPRSLDFEVLSALVQLSAAPSSLAKTIRLMAGHELVTEGFKEGQVGSSAMPHKMNTRSCERVNGLAVILRGYASMTAELGGDQWNEGDVSCSVVRRVALPDAFFAFDGLLETFLTVLDEFGAFPAVIEAELDRYLPFLATTKVLMGAVRAGVGRETGHEVIKEHAVASALAMRAGARENELLDRLAADERMPLGRAELDALLADRISFTGAAGAQVAEVVRRIEAVAAAHPEAAKYAPGDIL, translated from the coding sequence GTGAGCGCGAAGCCCCAGATCCCCAATGTCCTGGCCTCCCGGTACGCCTCGGCGACCCTGGCCCAGCTGTGGTCCCCCGAGCACAAGGTGGTCCTTGAGCGCCACCTGTGGCTCGCCGTCCTGAAGGCCCAGCAGGACCTCGGCGTCGAGGTGCCCGCCAACGCCGTCGCCGACTACGAGCGCGTCCTCGACCAGGTCGACCTCGACTCCATCGCCGCGCGTGAGCGTGTCACCCGCCACGACGTCAAGGCCCGCATCGAGGAGTTCAGCGACCTCGCCGGCCACGAGCAGATCCACAAGGGCATGACCTCTCGGGACCTCACCGAGAACGTCGAGCAGCTCCAGATCCACCAGTCCCTGCAGCACGTCCGCGACCGTACGGTGGCGGTGCTGGTGCGCCTGGGCCGGCTCGCCGCGCAGTACTCCGAGCTGGTCATGGCCGGCCGCTCGCACAACGTGGCCGCGCAGGCGACCACCCTCGGCAAGCGGTTCGCCACCGTGGCCGACGAACTCCTGGTGGCGTTCAACCGCCTGGAGGAGCTGATCGCCCGGTACCCGCTGCGCGGGATCAAGGGCCCGGTCGGCACCGCCCAGGACATGCTGGACCTGCTGGGCGGGGGCAGCGAGGGCACCGCCAAGCTGGCCGAGCTGGAGCAGCGGGTGGCGGGCCACCTCGGCTTCGACCACGTGCTGACCAGCGTCGGCCAGGTCTACCCGCGCTCGCTGGACTTCGAGGTGCTCTCCGCCCTGGTGCAGCTGTCCGCCGCGCCGTCCAGCCTGGCCAAGACCATCCGCCTGATGGCCGGCCACGAGCTGGTCACCGAGGGCTTCAAGGAGGGCCAGGTCGGCTCCTCCGCGATGCCGCACAAGATGAACACCCGCTCCTGCGAGCGCGTCAACGGCCTGGCCGTCATCCTGCGCGGGTACGCCTCGATGACCGCCGAGCTCGGCGGCGACCAGTGGAACGAGGGCGACGTCTCCTGCTCGGTGGTGCGCCGGGTCGCGCTGCCGGACGCCTTCTTCGCCTTCGACGGCCTGCTGGAGACCTTCCTGACCGTCCTCGACGAGTTCGGCGCCTTCCCGGCCGTGATCGAGGCCGAGCTGGACCGCTACCTGCCGTTCCTCGCCACCACCAAGGTGCTGATGGGCGCGGTGCGCGCGGGCGTCGGCCGGGAGACCGGGCACGAGGTCATCAAGGAGCACGCCGTCGCGTCCGCGCTGGCGATGCGGGCCGGCGCCCGGGAGAACGAGCTGCTGGACCGGCTGGCCGCCGACGAGCGGATGCCGCTCGGCCGCGCCGAGCTGGACGCGCTGCTCGCCGACCGGATCTCCTTCACCGGTGCGGCCGGGGCGCAGGTCGCCGAGGTCGTCCGCCGGATCGAGGCGGTCGCGGCCGCCCACCCGGAGGCCGCCAAGTACGCGCCCGGTGACATTCTCTGA
- a CDS encoding M23 family metallopeptidase: MPAQAKHRRNRLPRLARIGIATGVTGAVLALPLVTAVSASAHEVPAAKSQSTTWTGATSADAVAVKAAAVETAPAAAPAAAPAAAVDETYKVVGGDTLSKIAAAKNVDGGWHALYETNRSVVGANPNLIYPGQQLVVGKAAAQAPAAAPAPKTSSDSAPAKKATPAPKVTQAPKATQAPKVAEAPKATQAPKPVEAPKPAATTAPKPAVTPAPAAAASTSGYTAPIAGARLGTAYGVAGSMWSSGHHTGADFVAATGTPLKAVAAGTVVKAGPGGAYGNEVEIKLADGKYAQYAHLSSIGVKVGQTVTVGQQIGLSGATGNVTGPHLHFEIRTGSEYGSDIDPIAYLRAHGVSI; the protein is encoded by the coding sequence ATGCCCGCACAGGCAAAGCACCGTCGTAACCGTCTGCCCCGTCTCGCCCGGATCGGCATCGCCACCGGTGTGACCGGCGCGGTTCTCGCCCTTCCCCTGGTGACCGCCGTCAGCGCCTCGGCGCACGAGGTCCCGGCCGCCAAGTCGCAGTCCACCACCTGGACCGGTGCCACCAGCGCCGACGCCGTGGCCGTCAAGGCCGCCGCCGTCGAGACCGCCCCCGCCGCGGCCCCGGCCGCCGCGCCGGCCGCCGCCGTCGACGAGACCTACAAGGTGGTCGGCGGTGACACCCTGTCGAAGATCGCCGCGGCGAAGAACGTCGACGGCGGGTGGCACGCGCTGTACGAGACCAACCGCTCGGTCGTCGGCGCCAACCCGAACCTGATCTACCCGGGTCAGCAGCTCGTGGTCGGCAAGGCCGCCGCCCAGGCGCCCGCCGCCGCCCCGGCCCCGAAGACCTCCTCCGACTCCGCGCCGGCCAAGAAGGCCACCCCGGCCCCGAAGGTCACTCAGGCCCCGAAGGCCACTCAGGCGCCCAAGGTCGCCGAGGCCCCGAAGGCCACTCAGGCCCCGAAGCCGGTCGAGGCTCCCAAGCCCGCCGCCACCACCGCGCCGAAGCCGGCCGTCACCCCGGCCCCGGCCGCGGCCGCCAGCACCTCCGGCTACACCGCGCCGATCGCCGGCGCCCGCCTCGGCACCGCCTACGGCGTGGCCGGCTCCATGTGGTCCAGCGGCCACCACACCGGTGCCGACTTCGTCGCCGCCACCGGCACCCCGCTGAAGGCCGTCGCGGCCGGCACCGTCGTCAAGGCGGGCCCGGGCGGCGCCTACGGCAACGAGGTCGAGATCAAGCTGGCGGACGGCAAGTACGCCCAGTACGCCCACCTCTCCTCGATCGGCGTCAAGGTCGGCCAGACCGTGACCGTCGGCCAGCAGATCGGTCTCTCCGGCGCGACCGGCAACGTGACCGGCCCGCACCTGCACTTCGAGATCCGCACCGGCTCGGAGTACGGCTCGGACATCGACCCGATCGCCTACCTCCGTGCGCACGGCGTCAGCATCTGA
- a CDS encoding alanine racemase, whose protein sequence is MNHTQASSGTTYASSSTGPGIAAAEVAALAEETLDWRFKALPAAARGLTVREYLAGRPALADLGTPLLTLDAGALDHNLTTMARWCAEAGVALAPHGKTTMAPALWQAQIEAGSHGITLANLPQLRVARAFGVDRIQLANTLLDPAGLGWLAAELDTDPGFAFTSWVDSADSVRMMDQALRAAGARRPVEVLVELGGPAGRTGARTVAEAVQVAEAVLAAPTLHLAGVGGYEGALAHDAGEQALATVRAYLRRLAELHRALTGRYESQRPLVTAGGSAYFDTVVEELKPLDDALVVIRAGAYLAHDDGFYRGISPLARGAGTPLRPALHGWARVVSHPEPDLSLLDAGKRDLPFDEGMPEPQRVRTTSGVRSLAGTEARIRQLNDQHAFLVGAGEQAPVGAVVRLGLSHPCTAFDKWTMIPVLDDADSAEPRVVGLVRTYF, encoded by the coding sequence GTGAATCACACGCAGGCAAGCAGCGGAACCACGTACGCGAGCAGCAGCACCGGGCCCGGCATCGCCGCCGCCGAGGTCGCCGCCCTCGCCGAGGAGACCCTCGACTGGCGGTTCAAGGCACTGCCGGCCGCCGCCCGGGGCCTGACCGTCCGCGAGTACCTCGCCGGCCGGCCCGCCCTCGCCGACCTCGGCACCCCGCTGCTCACCCTCGACGCCGGCGCCCTCGACCACAACCTCACCACCATGGCCCGCTGGTGCGCCGAGGCCGGCGTCGCGCTCGCCCCGCACGGCAAGACCACCATGGCCCCCGCCCTCTGGCAGGCCCAGATCGAGGCAGGCAGCCACGGCATCACCCTGGCCAACCTCCCGCAGCTGCGGGTCGCCCGTGCCTTCGGCGTCGACCGGATCCAGCTCGCCAACACCCTGCTCGACCCGGCGGGACTCGGCTGGCTCGCCGCCGAACTCGACACCGACCCCGGCTTCGCCTTCACCTCCTGGGTCGACAGCGCCGACAGCGTCCGGATGATGGACCAGGCGCTGCGCGCCGCCGGCGCCCGTCGCCCGGTCGAGGTGCTGGTCGAACTCGGCGGCCCCGCCGGACGCACCGGCGCCCGGACGGTGGCCGAGGCCGTCCAGGTCGCCGAGGCCGTGCTCGCCGCACCCACCCTGCACCTGGCCGGCGTCGGCGGCTACGAGGGTGCGCTCGCGCACGACGCCGGCGAGCAGGCCCTCGCCACCGTCCGGGCCTACCTGCGCCGGCTCGCCGAACTGCACCGCGCCCTGACCGGCCGGTACGAGAGCCAGCGGCCGCTGGTCACCGCCGGCGGCAGCGCCTACTTCGACACCGTCGTCGAGGAGTTGAAGCCCCTCGACGACGCCCTGGTGGTCATCCGGGCGGGCGCCTACCTGGCCCACGACGACGGCTTCTACCGCGGCATCTCGCCGCTCGCCCGCGGTGCCGGCACCCCGCTGCGCCCCGCCCTGCACGGCTGGGCCCGGGTGGTCTCCCACCCCGAACCGGACCTCTCCCTGCTGGACGCCGGCAAGCGCGACCTGCCCTTCGACGAGGGGATGCCCGAGCCGCAGCGCGTCCGCACCACGTCCGGCGTCCGGAGCCTCGCCGGCACCGAGGCGCGGATCCGCCAACTCAACGACCAGCACGCCTTCCTGGTGGGGGCCGGCGAGCAGGCCCCGGTCGGCGCCGTCGTCCGGCTCGGCCTCTCGCACCCCTGCACGGCCTTCGACAAGTGGACGATGATCCCCGTCCTCGACGACGCCGACAGTGCCGAGCCGCGGGTCGTCGGCCTGGTCAGGA
- a CDS encoding sugar kinase has protein sequence MAGQDTAATVDPEAADGLPEAVCLGESMAVLLPERPGPLESVEGFRVSLGGAESNVAGALSALGVRSGWISRVGDDGFGRRLTAGVAARGVDVSAVVVDPTRPTGIYLKEVGGSTGEPYDLGSGRSRLHYYRAGSAAAALSPDLLAEPAAARLLAGARLLHLSGITAALSDGCLELVRALLVRPRPAVTRDLLVSFDLNWRPALWHGRDPAVLPALMDAADVLLLGADEAEAVLGTGDPQALRARFPSPATVVVKDADRLVTAVGRDGTAVGEAALTVEVVEATGAGDAFAAGYLAGTLRGLDQRRRLRLGHLSAACALTAPGDQAELPAREVVAALLDASAGDWAATRVSADGIVSPVLPALPSRQGASPVVGAR, from the coding sequence ATGGCAGGTCAGGACACCGCGGCCACCGTGGACCCGGAGGCCGCCGACGGCCTCCCGGAGGCGGTGTGCCTGGGGGAGTCGATGGCCGTGCTGCTGCCCGAACGGCCGGGCCCGCTGGAGAGCGTCGAGGGCTTCCGGGTCTCGCTCGGTGGCGCCGAGTCGAACGTGGCGGGCGCGCTCTCGGCGCTGGGCGTGCGCAGCGGCTGGATCAGCCGGGTCGGCGACGACGGGTTCGGCCGGCGGCTGACGGCCGGGGTGGCCGCCCGCGGCGTGGACGTCTCGGCGGTCGTGGTCGACCCCACCCGCCCCACCGGGATCTACCTCAAGGAGGTCGGCGGCTCCACCGGCGAGCCGTACGACCTCGGCAGCGGACGCAGCCGGCTGCACTACTACCGGGCCGGCTCGGCCGCCGCCGCCCTCTCCCCCGACCTGCTCGCGGAGCCGGCGGCGGCCCGGCTGCTGGCCGGCGCCCGGCTGCTGCACCTGTCCGGGATCACCGCGGCGCTCTCCGACGGCTGCCTGGAACTGGTCCGGGCGCTGCTGGTCCGCCCGCGCCCGGCGGTCACCCGCGACCTGCTGGTCAGCTTCGACCTGAACTGGCGTCCGGCGCTGTGGCACGGCCGCGACCCGGCCGTGCTCCCGGCCCTGATGGACGCCGCCGACGTCCTGCTGCTCGGCGCCGACGAGGCCGAGGCCGTCCTCGGGACCGGTGACCCGCAGGCGCTGCGCGCCCGCTTCCCCTCCCCCGCCACCGTGGTGGTCAAGGACGCCGACCGGCTGGTGACCGCCGTCGGCCGGGACGGCACGGCGGTCGGCGAGGCCGCGCTGACCGTGGAGGTGGTCGAGGCGACCGGTGCCGGCGACGCCTTCGCCGCCGGCTACCTGGCCGGCACCCTGCGCGGCCTGGACCAGCGCCGCCGCCTGCGGCTGGGCCACCTCAGCGCCGCCTGCGCCCTGACCGCACCCGGCGACCAGGCCGAGCTGCCCGCGCGCGAGGTGGTCGCGGCCCTGCTGGACGCCTCGGCCGGGGACTGGGCCGCGACCCGGGTCTCGGCGGATGGCATCGTGTCCCCGGTACTTCCCGCGCTCCCGTCCCGGCAGGGCGCGTCCCCCGTGGTTGGAGCGAGATGA
- a CDS encoding DUF3037 domain-containing protein, translating to MSTTDGTLHDYEYALVRAVPRVERGECVNIGVLLYCRQSGHLGARTHLDQARLLALDPVADVAAVRRALHGIEVVCAGGPEAGPAAADDPGRRFRWLTAPRSAVVQPGPVHTGLTADPEAELRRLFDQLVL from the coding sequence GTGAGCACCACCGACGGAACGCTGCACGACTACGAGTACGCGCTGGTGCGGGCGGTTCCCCGGGTCGAGCGCGGGGAGTGCGTCAACATCGGCGTGCTGCTCTACTGCCGGCAGAGCGGCCACCTCGGGGCCCGCACCCACCTGGACCAGGCCCGGCTGCTGGCGCTCGACCCGGTGGCGGACGTGGCCGCGGTGCGCCGGGCGCTGCACGGCATCGAGGTGGTCTGCGCGGGCGGCCCCGAGGCCGGCCCGGCGGCGGCCGACGACCCCGGCCGGCGGTTCCGCTGGCTGACCGCCCCGCGCAGCGCCGTCGTCCAGCCCGGGCCGGTGCACACCGGCCTGACCGCCGACCCGGAGGCGGAGCTGCGCCGGCTCTTCGACCAGCTGGTGCTCTGA
- a CDS encoding MarR family winged helix-turn-helix transcriptional regulator, producing the protein MGSTPTATAAPTTAELMEALAAVGAAYFQDFAGAAARHGLSSSQAKALGAVHEPVPMRALAGRLGCDASNVTGIVDRLEALGLAHREAAAGDRRVKIVVITEQGREILALIRAEMARTHQAFDAMSEEQRVALYSICHQVLPVLTGRPAA; encoded by the coding sequence ATGGGTTCGACACCGACGGCGACCGCCGCACCGACCACCGCCGAGCTGATGGAGGCGCTGGCCGCCGTCGGCGCCGCGTACTTCCAGGACTTCGCGGGCGCGGCGGCCCGGCACGGGCTCTCGTCCTCGCAAGCCAAGGCACTGGGTGCGGTGCACGAGCCGGTGCCGATGCGGGCGCTGGCGGGGCGGCTCGGCTGCGACGCCTCCAACGTGACCGGCATCGTCGACCGGCTGGAGGCCCTCGGGCTGGCCCACCGGGAGGCGGCGGCGGGCGACCGACGGGTCAAGATCGTGGTGATCACCGAGCAGGGCCGGGAGATCCTGGCCCTGATCCGGGCCGAGATGGCCCGGACCCACCAGGCCTTCGACGCCATGAGCGAGGAGCAGCGGGTGGCGCTGTACTCGATCTGCCACCAGGTGCTGCCCGTGCTCACCGGCCGCCCGGCGGCCTGA
- a CDS encoding IclR family transcriptional regulator, which yields MSQTVTRALRLLAELGEGERSLDQLAELLGVHKTTALRLLQSLEEERFVYRDAAYRYHLGAGLFALSSLALEQRGVRRAAAPHLAALNSATGQTVHLAAYEGGEVVYIDKYDSRHPVRMYSRIGLRAALHCAAVAKVLLADLPVAERRRVVAGIDFTPYTANTLTTPEALLAELDTVAARGWAQDHAEHESFINCVAAPVRDATGRVVAAASISVPDVVLPYERVLELLPQLLATARAVSADCGLPPGTA from the coding sequence ATGAGCCAGACCGTCACCCGTGCCCTGCGCCTGCTCGCCGAGCTCGGCGAGGGTGAGCGCTCCCTCGACCAGCTGGCCGAGCTGCTCGGCGTGCACAAGACCACCGCGCTGCGCCTGCTGCAGAGCCTTGAGGAGGAGCGTTTCGTCTACCGCGACGCGGCGTACCGCTACCACCTGGGCGCCGGCCTGTTCGCGCTCTCCAGCCTGGCGCTGGAGCAGCGCGGGGTGCGCCGGGCGGCGGCACCGCACCTGGCGGCGCTGAACTCGGCGACCGGCCAGACGGTCCACCTGGCCGCGTACGAGGGCGGCGAGGTGGTCTACATCGACAAGTACGACTCCCGGCACCCGGTGCGGATGTACTCGCGGATCGGCCTGCGGGCGGCGCTGCACTGCGCGGCGGTCGCCAAGGTGCTGCTCGCGGACCTGCCGGTGGCCGAGCGCCGCCGGGTGGTGGCGGGCATCGACTTCACCCCGTACACCGCCAACACGCTGACCACGCCCGAGGCACTGCTGGCCGAGCTGGACACCGTCGCGGCCCGCGGCTGGGCGCAGGACCACGCCGAGCACGAGTCCTTCATCAACTGTGTGGCGGCGCCGGTCCGGGACGCCACCGGCCGGGTGGTGGCGGCCGCCTCGATCTCGGTGCCCGACGTGGTGCTCCCGTACGAGCGGGTGCTGGAACTGCTGCCCCAGCTGCTGGCCACGGCCCGGGCGGTCTCCGCCGACTGCGGGCTGCCGCCGGGCACCGCCTGA